CTCTCGCTGCTTCCGACCACCACGGCCTCACCCGTCTTCTCCAGCCATACCGGAACCACTACGCACCACCGTAGATCTGTGGTTATCTATGATACAAATGAGATTGTGAGGTGTTAGAGAAAGAAATGGAGCGATGAGTATTGCACCACCGTTGCCGGAGGCACCGGCTTCAGGTCAGCGTTttgctttttatttttctttgcaTTTTGTGGTTTAATGTTGGGTTACTTTGTGGTGTGGTTGTTACAACCGCTGGTATTGTTGTTTCACCACCGCCGATGATTGGAACCTGCCTATTGGCGTGGCAACTCCGGTTGCAGCCTGGGCGACACTGAGCCGTCAAGACGATGACGATCTATCAGATCCGAGTCTGTTGGTTTAGTTAAATCTGTTTTTTGTAAGGGTGAGATTTGGGATTTTGATTTTGTCGGCGGTTTACGAGGCGTCTATGACGGCGATGAACGGTGGTTGTGGATGTATAGTGTTTCCTTAATTTTGGGGGTTTCGTGGTTAGCTTTTGTGTCATTGTTGCACGTGAGTTTGAAACCAGCTATGGTTGTTGCTTTTTTTTCCATGGATATCGATGTGTTGAGCTATGATGATGTTGTATGAAGTTTTTGGTGGTCTGATATACGATGCTTACCTGGCCGTGATGGTTTCCTGAGCCTTGGATGTGTGTTTCCGTTAACCTTTGTGTGCATTATCTTGTATGTATTAAAACATAACATAACTGAGAAACAGTCATTTAACGGTGACGGCGTCAACTTGCCATCTTCTAAACCCTAATACCTAAATCAGAGTTTCTTCTTCACCACATCGACACCTTCCCACCACCGCCCTCCATCATCGTCCTGAACCCCAACGCCACCCACTCCGTCGCACGCATCCGCCTCCATCTCCATCACCACTTCCGCGTCGCCGGTCTCCGACATCAGGTAACCTTGAGGAAGATGCAAAATCAACAAACATAGGTACTTTACTAGAGAGGATACACATTTCAAACTGAGAAATTTCTTTTTTTGGTGATTTGCAGATGGAAATGAAACACCCAGTGTAGTCAGGAGACTCAACATAAGGTTTCTTCCAAAGGTAATGTTATCGTTTTGTGTATTTAATATGATTTGTGTGGTTAATTTTCTCTCTTGGTTGTATTTTATGAATATTCGATATTTAAAAGATGTGCTTTATCATCGCTTGAACCACTTAGTCTATATCATGCCTGAGTCAATTAATAAGCATGGTCAAAATTGGAAAAATGTTGACTATTTGGTCTTCAACACATATATCTGGTGGATGAACACATTAAAGATGAAAGTCCtgtaaccattacataacttaaaTTCACATTGTTTTATACAAAATGATTTATTTTGAATTTTGCAAACAAATAGGCGAGGAGCCTTCGATGAAGGCGCAACAGAGTATGACGAAGTCGATAGGCCAGTAGCGTATGGAAGAGTACTCAAAATATGGTCCGAGTGGGTCGATTTAAATGTAAACCCTAATCGCATCATGGTCTTTTTTAATAGCATGTCTCCTCTTCATATCAAGTAAGTTCTCAACAATCTCttgcataatcggaccagtcattGACCCGTCCAACGTACCATTCCACGCGGTTTAAAACTGGATGACGtcataaatatatatgtatggtCACCTGGGTTATTAATACATGTGGCAAAATCAATAAATATACGCATATGTAATGACACTAGCTATTATATTACAAATGAGTTCTGGTTAAAATGAGACATTACTACATTAGATAATTGATTACTATTATAATTACAAAACTAGATATTTGTATTAATCAAAATAAGAACAAGTGAGTTTCGGTCACGATGAGTTGAGTGGGaatatagatatagatagttAAAACGAGTTAGAAGGTTGTAATCATTTGGAAAACTTTCAGTATGATGGTTATTAATAAATATATGGTCCGATTTAATTAATAATGGTTAAATTGATCAATTGTAGTCGATTACCAAGTCTACATCTTAGAGTTAGAATATATATTAGCTTTAGTTAGTTAGTTTCAAAACGTGTGGACTGTGATTTGATTGCCATAAAATGAATTAGTAGGGTATTAGCTGCACCATTAGTTGTAAATTGTAATCTAAGTCTTGGTTGTACCTAAAATTATATGTTGACATTTCAGCCACATAATAAATATATACATGTacatgatgaggaagaaaaagaAAGGAATTAATCTGAGCTGTCCATCTTTTTTTACCATTCCTTTGCATTTGATCCTAAACAGTTCATGCACAGCGTTCGGTACGTATTGAAATACCCATTTGATAGGTTTCTCAACTTTCAAAATAATAAGAATGATTATGTTGTCATCGGATTCTTGTATACGTGAGTCAAATGGGATGATGCGTTAATTTGGTTATTGCTTCGTTAACATTattatgttttcatgtttttgaCACGCCTGATGTGCCTCTTTTCTCTTTGCTAGAAATAGAACATGGCTCAGACAATCAGACCGGAACACTTATAGCCTGCCTTACAGCACTATAACCTCAGGTAAGAATTTTTGGTTTTAAATGCGGTTGCATTGACTTCATTCACAGAATCAGCTATTGTAATATTTGGATTTTCATTCTTATAATACTAGAAATATTTAACTTTTGAAATTAAGGTACTGATATTACATTTAAGCATAGAAAATTCAATATCCTGATTCTGAATGCCAACATGCTTGGATGTGTGTTTGAAAAGCATCAGCAGGACTTACAGgcttttttgtttttcattttttttattatcaaTTTTGAGTTTAGAGTCAACATGTATGCCGTCACGTTCAACTTCTAATTTATCATGGTTAACTTGCCCGTCTACTTTTTTATACAGGAACATCTATGCACATGTTGCATTAAAATCAAACAGCAATTACAAATGGAGTGGCTGAAGAGCAACTATTTTGGCAACTTAGGACATCTTAATTGCTTTGCATTTCCTTAATTTAAGCTGATAGAATAGCTAGACTAATACTGTTTATGTAAATATAATTGTTTCCGACACTTTCGAACATCTCTAGACTAGCGGTTAACAATAAATATAACCATCTTGTTCAATGTTATGAAAGTAATGCTTAAACATGTCGATTAATAAAGGATTTGCAATGACTTTGGCATCCAACTAGCGTTCAGTTAAAACAGACTCGCAACGACATCTTTACATGTGTTTTCTTACAATTTTtggtcccgccgcaacgcggcgtTCTTCTACTAGTTATTCTTAATTTGAGAGATGTTAATTTACAATACTTTTTGTTAAACTATCTCTTTTTTGTTAGCTTTCTCTCTTGTATCTATTTTCTATTCAGAATACCTCGAAAACATATTACATGTTATGAGTTTACATCGAGATAGATGGTAAACAGGCAATAAGTTGCGTCGCTACCattttttgaatagcaaaactaagtcttttaaagACTACGTCCATAGGtttcggggtcataacattactatgcataaccttttgaactcgactaagtaggtccacaacCTCTGGCACCaggaaaccaaaagtatcaaaagcaaatgggataaacatGCTGGTTTtcaaggcacgctttctcatGTTTCGTCACTTTGCCTGACCCACCATGAAATCACTACCCCTTAAGCCCACAAGTGGGAAAATCTTTGTTAAATCCACACATGCATGTTTTATTCCTATCAATCCAAAGACCAAAATGTCGACTGGTCGAACGGTAGATCTCCTTTCCATTGGTTTTTATTGTTATATTCATGTATTTTTCAATTGTTTGGTGGGATAGAAACCGAAGATTCGTTTGATAGGTTTATTAATGTTCACTTAGAATTTATAAATGATCTTTTTTTTAAACCATATTTTATAAAATGAACCTGTAAATAACGCTAAATACATATATGCATTTGACTGTAGATGTACCATATAAAATGAACCTGTAAGTCAAAAACATTTTATGAAACCTATACAAATCAAAGCTCGAAGCCATTGATTGTATGACTGAAAAGTGGTGTGGTGGATGAAGAATCATGAGTTAGGAAAGATTACAAAGCTGTATGTGGTCCAAACCATAAAGGGTTATCTTTTTTGGATGAGCTAAACTATGTGCATCTCGACACAAAAACTCTTTCAATACATTTGTACAAGTGTATATATATTGAGTTACCTTATTTATTCCATCAAGTTGtttattttagtgtaatcgggatTGACTTGATGATCAATGTGAACTATAACACTTTAGAGAGCACCCCTTCCACCCTTAAATAATTGAGTTATCGTATTTTCAAACTTAAATTTAAATTAAAGTTGTCATTACTTTCCAAGCAAAGAAAAACAAATCCTTGAATGAATGCATAATTAAGATCATGAAATCAATGGCTATGGCTTCACTTACTAAATATAGCAAGGCCATTTAACATGACTCTCTAGGCAAGTACTCTTGTGATAACTTCACAAGAAGTTGACAActgataaaaaataaaaataatgcaaaaaaagaaaaaaaattcttttCACTCTTGCAACTTCTATTTATACTTTCAAAATTGATAAAGATAAGTAAGTACCTTCAGGCTTAATAACTCAAGAAGAGGGGCGGACCCATATAGAGCGGTCGGGGTCCTCGGAccccaatgtttttaaaaaaaatagtagatttGGTATATTGAATTTTATAATGACCCTATAAATACAATTAAGTGGACACcataaaaagaaaaggaaaactGATGTGCTGGTAAACTCCTCTCTTTGCCAACAATAGGTCACGGGTTCAATCCTTGTATATAGCTTATTTTTCTGGGTTTTTTAAAATGTAATTCAACCTTCGCTCTGAcccgacccgaaaattttaacgttttgttatgaaaattttgaatACCGAAAAAAATGGACCCCATTAAAAAATTCATGGGTCCGCTACTGTTCAAGGACACAATTAATTCGCATTtccttttatatttatttactttttacaTTTAAGTTGGTCGATGAGGTGTTGTCGTCTTATTGCAATTGCATTTGTTTCCAATACTTAATAAACCATGTGATTTTCTGCATGTACCTGCATGTTCAATCCAGTACGTACTACCATAGTCGTATCGATACAGAAATTGAATGGACTTTCATATATTACTGATAGTTAGAagttcatttttattttattgtaattAAATGCCTCGATCACCTATATTCTATTCAAAAACCTGGAATGACCGATCTTAGGTACTTTTATAATGTGTGTTTGGTTTGCTTTTTAAAAGAACATACTGCGACTTTTATTATAAATTAAGTACTATCATATAAAAATCCAAAGAATTACATTATACTTTGCAAATGTAAAAGGTATGCAAGTACTATAGGTAGGCATAAGtactagttagttttttttttttttttttttttttttttttttttatatatatcgtGAGTTGCGACGAAACCgaacaaatgataatgtaaaataaACGTGaattgaaaataaagcatgttgttcagaaagtcaaaccattagaacgatttagtttattatcgtaccattttatgataccaaataaatactttattttgagtataacctcgttttaacaaaacttataaaaGAATATGTCAGGGAAAGAAATCAACCACAACTacatacttaagtttttagaaaaaagttataaacgtaacttattaaagaagtatcaaattaatcgataaattaatatatgttaaaaaaaagaaaaaaaacaattattaaaaaaggtaaaggaaatagatgttaaaaaaaaaagaaaaatatgttattaaaagtaaatataatagtAAACTACTATAATATATtgaataataaaaaaactatatattattaaaaaaagttactattcatcatccTTGGAAATCAAtatgtatataattattattggcgaattggaaataaataatcccacctaACTCAATTTGCCGATAATAATTCCAAGTCAGTTATTAGTTATTGGctgataataatccgaactagttaatttttttttggaaaatagtccgccgttaaaatagttTAACAGAGTTAAGTTTTTTCCGAATTAAAAACCGATGttttagagcttttgatcagaacgaggatacgagttgattgatgtaaaacttacctcgaaatacgACCCCAACCCACAAAAAcgatgcttcaattcgggtgtttgaacttccaattaacaaatgACATTTGTAACTTTTATTATCACTGAAAGGGAAATCCCACTCATAAAGTCATGATAAATTTACACTTGATTTTAACTCGAATTTGCTCGGATGACACGGCTGGTCCTAGAATTTTGTAGGCCCAAAACGAATTAAAAATTCGATgccctttttaatttttttaggctCGTAATTTCGGTTTGTATCTTACATGAAATATATATTAGGAAGAAACTTATAAAGCACTTAACCATTATATAAATTAGATGATTTCCCTAATCAAATAATGTCGGGATCtaataaataaatcaaattaaGTTGGTGAAAAGAGTTTAACCTAACAAATAACAACTTACATTATGTGTGAAATAAATTAATAGTTATAaatgattttttaaataaaattttacaTGGACGTATCATGTTAAAAATTTTGTGGACAAAATATTTTACCTTATTAAATTAAGAGAGATGATTAAAAAAGATGCATTTATAACCCTTTATTAAAAGAGTGAGTGATATGATTAATAATTTTGAAAATACGTAGCAGGTGGGATTCGAACCCAGCCCTCTACAAAACCAAATCTTGTTCTTACCACTAGACTACAATTCTATTAATATTAACAAATATAAACgtaaatataatatttattttttataaatatagatttattttttttattttagaggCCCTGTTTTTCGGAGGCCCTAAGCTGTCGCCTAGCCCAATTACACTAACGAGCCAGCCCTGGCCGAATGATTATGTGTGAAATTTAGAGATGTATATTGTGTGAGGGGAATCGAGTACAAATCAAATGTAGATCAAGTGTAAACCTATAATAATTATACTCGTGAGATTTCCTTCGATATTAAAGTTAAAATTAGTAATGACATAGGTTAAATTGCCAGTATAGATGGATAATAACCCAAGAAGTTATAATTTACATTACAAAAATCCAATTTgtcatattttattattattattagaataaATTATAGATATTGTCCTTTATGTATATACCAAATTTCAAAAATTGTCTTTT
The sequence above is drawn from the Helianthus annuus cultivar XRQ/B chromosome 12, HanXRQr2.0-SUNRISE, whole genome shotgun sequence genome and encodes:
- the LOC110893842 gene encoding protein ESKIMO 1-like encodes the protein MPESINKHGQNWKNVDYLVFNTYIWWMNTLKMKVLRGAFDEGATEYDEVDRPVAYGRVLKIWSEWVDLNVNPNRIMVFFNSMSPLHIKNRTWLRQSDRNTYSLPYSTITSGTSMHMLH